In Papaver somniferum cultivar HN1 chromosome 9, ASM357369v1, whole genome shotgun sequence, the genomic stretch tatctcaggttgtacgtaaatcaatcaaagtagatacatccatccttgtttgttggatacgacttgattgattctttgatattgatttttgagatcgtccaagaactctcacacgtaaattaggttcacggatttggttCTGTCAACTTTCTAATtgcgagagaaagagatataactctgaatattattcctcgattgagattcattaggttgaactctcagaattgtatttaggttttgtccatacaggtttcctaagaaaaagttggtggcgtattttggtacccccacgtttcCAGGGATGACCAAAATAGAAAAAACGATGGGCAAATGAGAAAATTTATTGATTTTTCCATCGCGTCCAACAAGAGACGCGCGCTTCCTCTTAAGATGAGTGGTTCTACCACAACCGCAAGCGACTTCATCTCATCCGCACGTCCCAACATAAGCCACTGATGGTACAACTGAATTTGTGCGTCCCTAGTTTGCCCGCCAATGGATATATCTGAATTTAATCGTCCAATGGCTCCAATTCTTTCCCCTATAAATTCatctcatttcaactccaaattcacacctTCTGCACCTCTAAATCTCTCTCAATCTCATAGCATCTCAATACTCATTTTTCCTTCATTTCAATCACAGCTACTCATAGCATCTCAATTTatcaaaaaaattccaaaatatatttttgtaacAAACATGGCAACCCCCTCGCAACAATCACAACAAGAATCCACTACAGTTTGTGGTACCAAGTTTACGATGGATGAATATGTAATAAAAATTATGTACTATTTACAGTAGATCAAAGCAATGGTTTCCAACAACATCAGTCTATATTTTATCAAAAGATTTTTGAAAAATTTCGGGAAGAAATCGGTAACATCAATTCTTGTGATTCTGAAAGATTATCTCACCGTTTTCATGCAATTAGCAAAGATGATAGTGATTTTCAGCTTTGATAATGCAAATGTtccgatgcaaaaaaaaaaggtgaagGTGAACCAGATGTGGAACAAATATGGTGAGAACAGTGGCAAGGATCACACAAAGGTGGGTTCCAATACGGAAGTTATTTTAACATTCTGAGGAAACTTAAAAAATTTAAGTGTTGGAAGGTAATCAAGTACCAACGAGATCACCATATGGACCAAATTACATAAACTACTTACAAtataattaaaaatatatatttaattaAACAAAACATCTATTTGTATGGGTTTTGACGACCGCGCGCAACTCATTTCCTAGCCCAAAAGTGCGCAATTAGATCTTGCCTTAGTTGTCTATAGAGGCCTCGATTATGAACTCTGTCAGTGGCAAGTTTATATTCTCTTGTAGGATGGCCATGGTGCACTACAAAACTCATCCTCAAATCTTCGTATGAATAATTAGTCTAGTGGGTTCACGTAGGGTTTCCTCGCTGaccatgttatgaagaattatgcaagttagcataattttgttcatttcttgaagCTCAAAAAACGACACGACCTACAAACAGTGATGGAATTccttttcaaaatttcaaatgcGCGTTCAACATCCTCTCTCAGCGCCACTTGTTGGGTGTTAAAATACTTCATATCCTTCGAAGTCGTTGGTCCAAAGCATGTCTGACTATAGGCTTGAACCAAAGTCGACCATTCTGGATAGATCTCATCTGCCAGATAATACCCTTGAATGTAGTCATGACCGTTGACGGTGAAATTACAGTGCGACGCTAGCCCATGCTCGAGATCTTCAAAGAATAGTGATTTATGCAAAATGttgatatcattttgtgaacctgAGAGTccaaaaaatgcatgccaaaCCCAACAATCAGAAATTGACGAAGGTTCCAATATTATAGTTGGTTTTGGATAGTAACCCTATATTGACCTGCCCATTCAACCGAACAACCTCTCACTTCCAATGCAAGCAATCAAGACTGCGtagcattcctggaaaacccctAGTTGTGTTTTCGACAGTTATTCTATCAACATCTACCTGAGTAGGTTTCCATAAGAAAGTTGGACCAAAATGGTCGACTATTGTTTCGTAAAACATTTTGATATATCTATATGTGGTTGTTTATCCCATATGGATGTACTCATCTGTGGAATCCACTGGTACCCCATAACATAATATTCGAAGGCTACAGTGACCATTCTTTCAGGCCTAAATCCTTgtacatgtcgtgcatcatactaataattaattaaaagttGTACCTGATGTAGCTCGGCAATAATCCTTTGAGTAAAGTTGCGACTCATGCGGAATCGACACTGAAAATTTGCATCTGAATACATACATCCtggattaaaataatcatgcatcatcttatcgtggtaaaaatgtcgatctcGCCACATCCATCTTCTAGTCAAAACTTCTTGtggctctaaaggctttggtatTATCCCTGAATGTAATTTCAATATAAATTTTGCCGCCTTCTGTCCTCAATTGTATCTTCATCCATGTGACGCAAAATCTCTACATACATTTCTTGTTCTGCTTCATACAAGGTTTCATCTATTTCCTAATCGTCCTGAGTCCAAGCACTATGGTAAGCAATTTTGCTTCACTTACCGTAGTGAGCTCGGCCTGAGACCCATTCTTAGCCTCAAATAAGCTATAGATAATGGAAATAtttcaccatagtgcttggcTTCAGAAGAACCAAAATCTGGGTTCATGGTTGAAAATTAAAAGTGATTGAAATTGGAGAAAGTTGATTGGATGAACGAGTGTTTTTATTTTGGAGGATGAATTTGAGTAATATATATTTGGGTGGAAAATAATTGTTCCTTCCACCGTTGGAAAAATAACAGTTGGCGGCCTTGCCTAATCCGCAAGCGGCTAAGGTGAAACCACCAACGGTTTATCTTGCGCCGAGCGGGGTAACTTAGCCGTGCGTTTCTTCATCGCCCGCGAATTTCTTTTAGGCTTAGTCTTATGACCTtccaatctagcatctagatAACCCCCTAAGTCTTATGGAAAATTTATTCTAGTATACTAGTCGCAGAACCAGCGAGGCTACGTTCAATCATTCAGTGTAAATATGTTTTTTTACTTTCCTCTGAATGGAACAACGCAGATACCGTGGAATATTCCACTCGGCGCTGAACCGAACATTGAAAagatgattattatttttttctgcgCGTAACCATTCAGCGAAACTATCTCACTACTAGTTGGTATTCGAGATATATCTGGATAGAGAAGTAGAAGAGCAGAATAGACAACGCTTAGAGAAGAATAAACAAGGATTTTTATCTAATCTAGAAGCCAAATCTAGCCCGTAAGACTTAGGCTAAGTCGTATGGTCTTCAATCTGGCATCTAGAATGGAAGGCCACATCAACTAGAAAAACCTCATAAGTCCTATGTCAGATTTAATCTAGCAAGTAGATGCGCTGAACCATTCCCCGTGACCGCATTGAATGGAACAACGCAACCATCTCAGCTgtcggatcaaaaaataaatcaatgtgTGCTGAACCAAATAGTGAAAAGTTGATTTTTTCtgtgctgaaccattcagcgaaacTATCTCGCTACTGGTTCACATGTGAGATATACCTAGAGAGAGAAGTAGTGTTAAAAAATAGTCAATGCATTTTGTGTAAATTGCAACGCATTTTGTCTAATATAGCAGCCaaatctagcccataagacttacttttaggcttagtcctatggtgtgctaatctagcagttagattagtagtccacgtcagctaggacaacctcctaagtcctatggtagTTCTAATCTAGCATGTTAGTCGCAGAATGAAACTgtattcagaagaagaagaaaatagaagaaCTGACAGTTAATGaatttcaagaagaagaagaagatttaatcaatcaatcaatcctcATTTCACTAACCAATAGCTACAAGGGATTGAAATCATGTGAAGAATCAAGAGCTTGTGTCAGCAACAATTCACAATTTCTCTAAGATATTCAGTATGCAAACTTAGGGTATTTATCTCCTAAACCCAATCAACATTCATCATCCTGTATTTATTGAAATTGAATAAAACAGAAATTTTCTAATTTGATACGGCTAAAAGAGAACACATATGAATTTACCACCAACATAGATATAGATGCCATCATCACtcgaaaaaatggtttgtgaattccATCACCATTGATTTTGTTTATACCCCATTCGATTTTCgttgattaaattctaaaaaaacaaaaaaaaatccccaaactcTGATATTCGTACTTTGGTAATTCTCCGCTTCCATCTAGAGATTTAAACTAGACTCTGAATCTAAGATCAATTTTGCAACCAGTGATTTTTATTATTCATACCGATAGATTTTTTTGAAAACAATAAACCCAAATTTCCTTTGTTGTTCCATTCAATTGCTTGGGCTCTTATTAAGCACAACTGATTCAACTCTAAAAGTATGAATACAAATTAATGTGTGGATCATTATTAGTAACTTCTGTGAAGATTAATCTAAAAATAGTATCCTCCTCGAGGATCCGCCAtaaattgaagaaaaagaaagaaagaaagtatTTTATTCAGGAAAAAAAAGAATTCAAGTATCTTCTGTTTTCTCAAACTCATTATGCTGAATGGTTCTGCGAAAAGGTGATTTTGgctgcgctgaaccattcagcgcaacTACCTCGCTACTAGTTCACGTGCGAGCAAATGCcaggagagagaactagtattAACAGATAGACAACACCTTTTTTGAACGGCAACGTTTTTGGCTGATCTAGCAGCCAAATCTAGCCCGTAAGGCTTAGTCTCAGCCCACAGTGGAAAATCTACTTTGCCTATCCATTTGGTCATCCCCGTAGAAATTGCCCTGATCAAGACAAAATAATGGACAACAAATCCTAGCATCCATCACAGAATTGATTCCTTGGTTTCTCTCCAAAATACTGATATATGTATATGTTAAGGAAATTAGATTACCTGACAAATTCATGTAGTAATTATTACTAGTTAGTTGTTTGTTTAGGAGTGACAGACATTACTCTCGTCTCAGTTTGGCTTATCCATGGCTTCCTCTCTGTACCTTTGCAACCAAAACCTTAATTACCCTATCTCTCATGGAAGAAAATCTAGTTATCTCTGCAAAAATACCAGTCTTTCAGCATTTTGGGGACATGGGTATCGTAAATTCAGTCAACATCTTCAAACTGTTTCTTTTCAAAGAACCCCTTTTTTAAAAGCCATGGCTTCTAATTCTAAAACTGATAGGCAACAAGTAGAGGTATGAGTTAAAGTTTTagtgtttcttttcttttcttttgtagtgTTGTTAATTCTGCCTAGTAATTTTAACTTTGAGAAAATTTGTATTGGATTAAGATAACTTATGATCCAGATGAAAGGCTGAATAAATTGGCTGATGAAATAGATAAGACAGCTGGTCTCTCAAGACTCACTTTGTTTTCACCTTGCAAGGTAATCCagcattttccttttctttttttcggGTTCTTAATTTGAAGAATTTTTTAGTTGAATTTGGTTATTTGCTTGAGTGCAGATTAATGTTTTCCTGAGAATTACCAGGAAGAGAGAAGATGGGTTTCATGAATTGGCTTCTCTTTTTCATGTAAGTTCCTTTCACCAACTAATCTGATTCTTTTTTGGTTCCTAAATTAAGATGTCCTTCTGTAATTCCTCCACCGGTTTGAAACTCCAAAACAAATGAACAGTCAATATCGATAACATGTGAtttcatatggattacaattatTAGTTTTAGTAAAGAGGTGAAACGAGTTACTGCTTCACTGAACTTGACTAAGGTTTACAGTCTACTGCTTCTCTGCATCTGGAATATGCATAGTTGGAGTGAGTAGAGTGATGCACACCCATATCTAGTTTGCCTACGGAAAACAGTCTGAAATCCACCTTATAATAAATCAACGTTATGTTTCACTACCAGCTAGCATAACCTTATTGCATCCACTTTCACTTCCTGCAGGTTATAAGTCTAGGAGATACGATTAAATTCTCTTTATCACCGTCAAAAAGCAAAGATCGTCTTTCGACCAACGTGTCAGGAGTCCCACTTGATGATTCCAATTTGGTAACAGTGTATTTATAACTTCCGTATAGGAGAGTGCTATTTTATTTCTTCATAATGTTCTAATGCTTTTGCACCTTCTTTACAGATTATTAAAGCCCTTAATCTTTACAGGAGAAAGACCGGTAGCGACAACTTCTTTTGGGTAAGAATTAAGTAGATAGGGTTATTGATTTGGAAAGCTGTTTGACATTTTTGAATTGACAAACAAATTGGGTCCTCAAGAAGTTGGATTTTAATTCTATTTTCATGTCAAAATGCTATCAGATTCATCTTGACAAAAAAGTGCCGACTGGGGCTGGGCTAGGTGGTGGAAGTAGTAATGCCGCTACTGCACTCTGGGCAGCTAATCAGTTCAACAATTGTGCTGCTTCTGAAAAGGAACTTCAAGAATGGTCAAGTGAGATTGGTTCAGATAttcctttctttttttctcgTGGAGTAGCCTATTGTACTGGCAAAGGAGAGGTGCGTGCATCTAAAACGTGAATTTGTGCATCTTATGCCTTGTACATGTAAATGAACATGGCATGTACAGAAGGTCAATAAGAGCTCCTAATAGAACCCACTGTAAATTTGGGTCGACTGAAGTTTCGGCATGGGATAATAATTATTTCCGATTTTTGTTCGGAATGTACTTTGGGGATGGCTAGTTCTGAACCCATTGAATTTGCACTTGGTTTATCCAGGTCGTTAAAGATATTCCACCTCCTATACCCTTGGACATGTCAATGGTTCTTATAAAGCCACCACAAGCATGCTCGACGGTTGAAGTTTACAAGGCACATAAACTCAGTAATTTATTGTATTCAtgcttttcaattttttgttttactTATTGGTTTAAAATTTGAAGATATTATCTTCGGTTAAACACCTTTCCGATTTTATTTGGCTAAAAGGCTTCAATGAGATTGTTATCATTGCTATATTTGCTCGTCAACATTTTCCTAAGATGTAGCGTATTTGTGCAgcgtcttcgattagatcaaacTAGCACAGTTGATCCTGTTACATTGCTGGAGAAGATATCAAAGAGCGGGATATCTCAAGGTGTTTGTATCAATGATTTAGGTATGAAAAGTTGAGGTTTTAAATTTTTAATTGTTTTCATAGTTTAGAATAATAAAGCTAGGTGTTTTAATGGTGTGGCGTTTACAGAACCTCCTGCATTTGAAGTACTACC encodes the following:
- the LOC113307890 gene encoding 4-diphosphocytidyl-2-C-methyl-D-erythritol kinase, chloroplastic/chromoplastic-like, translating into MASSLYLCNQNLNYPISHGRKSSYLCKNTSLSAFWGHGYRKFSQHLQTVSFQRTPFLKAMASNSKTDRQQVEITYDPDERLNKLADEIDKTAGLSRLTLFSPCKINVFLRITRKREDGFHELASLFHVISLGDTIKFSLSPSKSKDRLSTNVSGVPLDDSNLIIKALNLYRRKTGSDNFFWIHLDKKVPTGAGLGGGSSNAATALWAANQFNNCAASEKELQEWSSEIGSDIPFFFSRGVAYCTGKGEVVKDIPPPIPLDMSMVLIKPPQACSTVEVYKRLRLDQTSTVDPVTLLEKISKSGISQGVCINDLEPPAFEVLPSLKRLKQRVLAAGRGQYDAVFMSGSGSTIVGIGSPDPPQFVYDDDEYHDVFLSEACFITRGENQWYTEPGTTMNSLESPSDLSSTID